In Paenibacillus ihbetae, the following are encoded in one genomic region:
- the splB gene encoding spore photoproduct lyase gives MVKPFVPQLVYVEPRALDYPLGRELISKFETMGIEIRETTSHNQIRNLPGDNDFQKYRIAKSTLVVGVRKTLKFDTSKPSAEFAIPFATGCMGHCHYCYLQTTMGSKPYIRTYVNIDDIFEAADQYMKERAPEITRFEASCTSDIAGIDHLTHTLKKAIEYFGKSDLGQLRFVTKFAHIDHLLDAKHNGRTRFRFSMNDDYIIKNFEPGTSRQEERIEAARKVGEAGYPLGFIIAPIYLHDGWKEGYKDMFEKLESALTHSSKKDLTFELIQHRFTKPAKNVIQKNYPMTKLELDETKRKWKWGRYGIGKYVYTDQEQEDIKDTLGRYIQTYFPNAKIEYFT, from the coding sequence ATGGTTAAGCCATTTGTGCCTCAACTCGTATATGTAGAGCCAAGGGCATTGGATTATCCGTTGGGAAGAGAATTAATATCCAAGTTTGAAACCATGGGCATCGAAATCCGCGAGACGACCTCACATAACCAAATTCGGAACCTGCCTGGAGACAATGATTTTCAAAAATATCGAATAGCAAAGTCAACATTAGTTGTCGGGGTTAGGAAAACCTTGAAATTCGATACTTCAAAGCCTTCGGCAGAGTTTGCTATTCCGTTTGCAACAGGGTGCATGGGCCATTGTCATTATTGTTATTTACAAACGACGATGGGAAGTAAGCCGTACATTCGGACTTATGTCAATATTGACGACATATTTGAAGCTGCGGACCAATATATGAAAGAGCGAGCCCCTGAGATTACAAGGTTTGAAGCATCATGTACATCGGATATCGCGGGTATTGATCACTTAACCCATACGCTCAAGAAGGCTATCGAATATTTTGGCAAGTCTGACTTGGGACAATTACGCTTCGTAACGAAGTTTGCTCATATTGATCATTTACTTGATGCCAAGCATAATGGGCGGACTCGCTTTCGATTTAGTATGAATGACGATTATATTATTAAAAATTTTGAACCGGGTACATCCAGACAGGAAGAGAGGATCGAAGCCGCCAGAAAGGTTGGGGAGGCAGGATATCCATTAGGTTTCATTATTGCCCCTATATATTTGCATGATGGATGGAAAGAGGGCTATAAGGATATGTTCGAGAAATTAGAATCCGCACTTACCCACTCTTCCAAAAAGGATTTGACCTTCGAGCTGATTCAGCATCGCTTTACTAAACCAGCGAAGAATGTCATACAGAAAAACTATCCGATGACGAAGCTGGAACTTGATGAAACGAAGCGGAAGTGGAAGTGGGGGCGGTACGGGATTGGAAAATACGTGTACACTGATCAAGAGCAGGAGGATATTAAAGATACGCTAGGCAGGTATATCCAGACTTATTTCCCTAATGCGAAAATTGAATATTTTACGTAA
- a CDS encoding NAD(P)-dependent alcohol dehydrogenase, whose amino-acid sequence MRAMVQNSYGPPEVIVLQEIAKPSPGSKELLIRIQAAKVGPSDCAFRKGNPFMIKLLYGLSRPKFAVGGTELAGVIEAVGKEVQHFKPGDRVLGMSVKNFGAYAEYKCLSEDSPLAVIPDNLAFEEAVGVCDGGATALTFLRDKAKLQRGQKVLINGASGAVGIYAVQLAKYYGAEVTGVCSAANEDLVRQAGADFVIDYTREDFTKADKAYDVVFDAVGKRSFSACKRVLTAKGVYLTTAPRLSVLLQMIWTSLLQGKRAVFATAGLMQNKANLSFLMELARSRTLNVAIDRRYPLELLPDAHKYVETERKKGNVIIRF is encoded by the coding sequence ATGAGAGCCATGGTTCAAAATTCGTATGGTCCACCGGAAGTGATTGTTCTGCAAGAAATCGCGAAACCATCGCCTGGAAGCAAAGAGCTGCTCATACGTATTCAAGCTGCCAAAGTAGGGCCGTCGGACTGTGCCTTTCGCAAGGGCAATCCGTTTATGATTAAACTGTTATACGGGCTATCCAGGCCGAAATTTGCGGTAGGAGGAACTGAATTAGCTGGTGTGATCGAAGCGGTCGGCAAGGAAGTGCAGCATTTTAAGCCAGGGGATCGCGTCTTGGGCATGAGCGTCAAAAACTTCGGTGCGTATGCCGAATATAAGTGTCTTTCCGAAGATAGTCCCCTAGCGGTTATACCGGACAACCTCGCCTTTGAAGAAGCCGTCGGCGTCTGTGACGGGGGTGCTACCGCATTGACGTTTCTAAGAGATAAGGCAAAGCTGCAGAGGGGACAGAAAGTGCTGATTAATGGCGCCTCGGGGGCTGTGGGCATTTACGCTGTGCAATTAGCCAAATACTATGGCGCTGAAGTAACCGGTGTCTGCTCTGCCGCCAACGAAGATCTGGTTAGACAAGCAGGAGCGGACTTCGTTATCGATTATACTCGGGAAGACTTCACGAAAGCAGACAAAGCCTATGATGTCGTTTTTGATGCCGTAGGCAAGCGCTCCTTCTCGGCTTGTAAGCGTGTGCTAACTGCCAAGGGAGTCTATCTGACGACCGCGCCCAGGTTGTCTGTCCTGTTGCAGATGATATGGACATCTCTGTTACAAGGCAAAAGAGCTGTTTTTGCAACAGCCGGACTGATGCAAAACAAAGCTAATTTGTCATTTCTTATGGAACTCGCAAGAAGTAGAACGCTGAACGTCGCGATTGATCGTCGATATCCTTTGGAGCTTCTGCCGGATGCCCACAAATATGTAGAGACCGAGCGTAAAAAAGGTAACGTGATTATTAGGTTCTAA
- a CDS encoding Crp/Fnr family transcriptional regulator codes for MEDILYKYMSRWTTLSKEDQQAIVNEIRLEEFPKGTVLFNQGDIPTACYFILKGCVRQYSIDADGREVTSNFYTEEQAIAIFSHHKQDKSSDYTFVCAEDSVMVVGALDKEQDMYTKHPQLESMTRRMMEENFSQVQDEFAAFIASSPEERVKTLLMKRRSLIDRVPQHQLASYLGITPESLSRIKKRIQ; via the coding sequence ATGGAGGATATTCTGTACAAATACATGTCGAGATGGACGACTCTTAGCAAGGAAGATCAGCAAGCCATAGTGAACGAAATCCGTTTGGAAGAGTTTCCAAAGGGAACCGTCCTCTTTAACCAAGGAGATATCCCGACAGCATGCTATTTCATCTTGAAAGGCTGTGTAAGGCAGTATTCGATCGATGCGGATGGCAGAGAGGTCACGTCAAATTTTTATACCGAAGAGCAAGCCATCGCGATTTTCAGCCATCACAAACAAGATAAGTCTTCCGATTACACTTTCGTGTGCGCCGAAGATTCGGTTATGGTTGTTGGCGCTCTGGATAAGGAACAGGACATGTATACCAAACACCCTCAATTGGAATCCATGACCCGCAGGATGATGGAGGAGAACTTTAGTCAGGTCCAAGATGAATTCGCTGCTTTTATCGCTTCTTCGCCTGAAGAACGCGTCAAGACACTTCTCATGAAACGCCGCTCTCTCATTGACCGGGTACCCCAGCATCAACTGGCCAGTTATCTCGGCATTACGCCAGAGTCGCTAAGCCGAATTAAGAAGAGAATCCAGTAA
- a CDS encoding CPBP family intramembrane glutamic endopeptidase yields MKKKMSGNKELLQKQNGRKLSAWSSFWRFPIVWMLVGAIGIVLIDTLFRQLTERVDGVISLALTLVMGLLAILVYKLTLTYLARRSTPEIARQRAGIEALLGVLTGTIFIAGSVFIIMALGGYSFQWASSASVGSVLTSSIGAALGAAIVEELIFRGLVFQAIDRFWGKPLALAVTSLFFGIAHLGNTGATLWSSFAIALEAGVLLGAAFLWRRNLWFAMGLHFSWNAIEELLGIPVSGHSSAGLFTVEVNGTTLLTGGDFGLEGSIVPVVVSLLISIPMLIGAARYRRVEARNLPVSK; encoded by the coding sequence ATGAAGAAAAAAATGTCCGGAAATAAAGAACTTCTGCAGAAGCAGAATGGCAGGAAGTTAAGTGCTTGGAGTTCATTTTGGCGCTTTCCAATCGTCTGGATGCTTGTAGGAGCTATCGGTATTGTTCTTATCGATACGTTGTTCCGGCAGCTGACAGAGCGAGTGGATGGGGTGATCTCCCTTGCCCTTACACTAGTAATGGGGTTGCTGGCCATCTTGGTTTATAAGCTCACCCTGACATACCTGGCCCGGCGTTCCACTCCAGAGATAGCTAGACAACGCGCAGGGATTGAGGCCTTGCTGGGCGTACTTACCGGGACAATCTTTATTGCAGGCTCCGTCTTTATTATTATGGCTCTGGGAGGTTACTCCTTTCAGTGGGCAAGTTCTGCGAGTGTGGGTTCAGTTCTGACGTCTTCCATTGGAGCAGCTTTAGGAGCAGCCATTGTCGAGGAGCTTATCTTTCGCGGACTTGTGTTTCAAGCCATTGATCGATTTTGGGGAAAACCGCTCGCACTCGCTGTGACCTCACTATTCTTCGGTATTGCCCATCTTGGCAATACAGGGGCAACATTATGGAGCTCGTTCGCCATAGCCCTGGAAGCAGGCGTTCTGCTCGGTGCCGCCTTCCTGTGGCGGCGGAACTTGTGGTTTGCCATGGGACTGCATTTTTCGTGGAATGCTATTGAGGAGTTGCTAGGCATTCCTGTTTCCGGACACTCATCTGCCGGTCTATTTACTGTAGAGGTGAACGGTACCACACTTCTCACAGGGGGCGATTTCGGACTTGAAGGTTCCATTGTTCCGGTTGTGGTCAGTCTTCTAATCTCCATTCCAATGCTAATTGGGGCTGCACGTTATCGAAGGGTTGAGGCCCGGAACCTTCCTGTATCAAAATAA
- a CDS encoding response regulator transcription factor — protein MEKIKVLIADDQELILESLHIVLSMEPDLEIVGLARNGEEALKGCEQFLPDIVLMDINMPVVDGVAATALIKEQMPATKIIMLTSYKEVEYVLAALSHGAEGYLLKALHPRDLAAGIRVVQAGGTLISQEMASKMIQTINNAAPAKSNEFGLTAREMEVLHKLASGLRNQDIAESLYLSEGTVKNYISTIYSKLNVKGRREAARKARDSGMLDHS, from the coding sequence TTGGAGAAAATTAAGGTGCTGATTGCTGATGATCAAGAATTGATTCTCGAAAGTTTACATATCGTGTTGTCCATGGAACCGGATTTGGAAATTGTCGGTTTGGCCAGGAATGGCGAGGAGGCACTGAAGGGCTGTGAGCAGTTTTTGCCGGATATCGTGTTGATGGATATCAATATGCCTGTCGTGGACGGCGTCGCCGCAACAGCCCTGATTAAAGAGCAAATGCCTGCAACTAAAATCATCATGCTAACCTCCTATAAGGAAGTAGAGTATGTGCTAGCAGCGTTAAGCCATGGAGCAGAAGGTTATCTGCTCAAAGCCCTTCATCCCAGAGACCTGGCTGCAGGCATACGGGTGGTTCAGGCGGGAGGGACTTTAATTTCGCAGGAAATGGCGAGTAAAATGATCCAGACCATCAACAATGCTGCCCCTGCAAAAAGTAACGAATTTGGGCTCACCGCCCGTGAAATGGAAGTGCTGCATAAGCTGGCTTCTGGCCTGCGTAATCAAGACATTGCCGAGTCGCTGTATCTTAGTGAAGGAACAGTCAAAAATTATATCTCCACGATTTATTCAAAGCTGAATGTGAAAGGTAGGCGCGAGGCCGCCCGTAAAGCCCGGGATTCGGGAATGCTGGATCATTCATAA